A part of Euzebyales bacterium genomic DNA contains:
- a CDS encoding SDR family oxidoreductase encodes MPSTELGTVIVTGGSRGLGRAVVGAVADAGGTPLVLDIAEPERDAAWRQVDLADSRAAGRATAQLIEDHGGVDAVVTAAGIDACGDLLDVHPEDWERVIAVNLVGTAAVVRAALPTLIERRGRVVTVASTLGLRALPAATAYSASKFGVVGFTRALSTELAGRVGVTLLLPGGMRTGFFDDRPERFKPAADQQLNDPADVADAVVYALRQPPGCEVRELLIAPATEPSWP; translated from the coding sequence ATGCCATCCACTGAGCTCGGAACCGTCATCGTGACCGGGGGATCCCGCGGGCTGGGGCGGGCCGTCGTCGGCGCCGTGGCCGACGCGGGCGGCACCCCGCTGGTGCTCGACATCGCCGAGCCCGAACGCGACGCCGCATGGCGGCAGGTCGATCTGGCCGACTCCCGCGCCGCCGGGCGCGCGACCGCGCAGCTGATCGAGGACCACGGCGGCGTGGACGCGGTCGTGACCGCGGCCGGCATCGACGCGTGCGGCGACCTCCTCGACGTCCACCCCGAGGACTGGGAGCGCGTCATCGCGGTCAACCTCGTGGGCACCGCGGCGGTCGTGCGTGCGGCGCTGCCCACCCTGATCGAGCGGCGCGGCCGCGTCGTCACCGTCGCCTCGACGCTCGGTCTGCGCGCCCTGCCCGCGGCCACCGCCTACTCGGCCAGCAAGTTCGGCGTCGTCGGCTTCACCCGTGCGCTGTCCACCGAGCTGGCCGGGCGGGTCGGCGTCACGTTGCTGCTGCCGGGCGGCATGCGGACGGGCTTCTTCGATGATCGGCCGGAGCGGTTCAAGCCGGCCGCGGACCAGCAGCTCAATGATCCGGCTGACGTCGCCGACGCGGTCGTGTACGCGCTGCGGCAGCCGCCCGGATGCGAGGTGCGCGAACTGCTGATCGCGCCCGCGACCGAGCCCTCATGGCCCTGA
- a CDS encoding glycosyltransferase family 9 protein, which produces MALISTSDRNVEGMPRLLVLRALGLGDLLTAVPALRVLRDRYPGHERILAAPAWLAPLVRLLDGAVDALVDVDFRDHVGVLPTEVRLPTVAVNLHGRGPASHLALQATDPGALIAFENPDVAHDGPAWRVDEHERLRWCRLLGATASADDVRVRSPAIDVPDDVRRATIIHPGAAAPARRWPVDRWAAVARHELRRGRQVLVTGGADEVELAKAVANGAGLGGTSVLAGRTDVGELAAVVDAAGRVVCGDTGVAHLASAFATPSVVLFGPVSPTRWGPPRGGPHVALWAGTRGDPHAASPDRGLLGLTVDDVTRALDGLRGEPAPP; this is translated from the coding sequence ATGGCCCTGATATCGACCTCCGACCGGAACGTGGAGGGCATGCCCCGCCTGCTGGTCCTGCGGGCACTGGGCCTGGGCGATCTGCTGACGGCCGTCCCGGCGTTGCGCGTGCTGCGTGACCGCTACCCGGGCCACGAGCGGATCCTCGCCGCCCCCGCATGGCTCGCGCCGCTCGTCCGGTTGCTCGACGGCGCCGTCGATGCGCTCGTGGACGTCGACTTCCGTGACCACGTGGGGGTGCTGCCCACCGAGGTGCGCCTTCCGACGGTCGCCGTCAACCTGCACGGTCGCGGACCGGCCAGCCACCTCGCGTTGCAGGCGACTGATCCGGGCGCACTGATCGCGTTCGAGAACCCCGACGTGGCCCACGACGGCCCGGCGTGGCGGGTGGACGAGCACGAGCGGTTGCGCTGGTGCCGCCTGCTGGGCGCGACGGCCAGCGCCGACGATGTGCGGGTGCGATCACCTGCGATCGACGTGCCAGACGACGTCCGCCGGGCGACGATCATCCACCCCGGCGCCGCGGCACCGGCCAGGCGGTGGCCGGTCGACCGCTGGGCGGCCGTGGCACGACACGAGCTGCGACGTGGCCGACAGGTCCTGGTCACCGGTGGCGCGGACGAGGTCGAGCTGGCCAAGGCCGTCGCGAACGGTGCCGGCCTGGGCGGGACATCCGTCCTGGCGGGGCGGACCGACGTCGGCGAGCTCGCGGCCGTCGTCGATGCCGCTGGACGGGTCGTGTGCGGAGACACCGGCGTCGCGCACCTGGCCAGCGCGTTCGCAACGCCCTCGGTGGTGCTGTTCGGCCCGGTGTCACCGACCCGCTGGGGGCCACCGCGCGGGGGACCGCACGTGGCGCTGTGGGCGGGGACCCGTGGCGACCCCCACGCCGCGTCCCCCGATCGCGGCCTGCTCGGGCTGACCGTGGACGACGTCACGCGCGCGCTCGACGGGCTTCGAGGGGAGCCTGCACCACCGTGA